In Trichoplusia ni isolate ovarian cell line Hi5 chromosome 13, tn1, whole genome shotgun sequence, the genomic window tttataaatattttaccacGACAAGTGTATTTCTAGGCTGCGGTGCTTAAATTTTACTTAGTTCCTAATTAGAGTTTGAGTGTAGAGGTTGAACAAAACAGTGTTGAATTACAGGTGAAGTGAACACAGTGAAAATGCAGCTGGGAgcgttagtttttttattatacctttTATTTCCCGCCTTTTTTGCTGAGGACGTAAGctgtaagtttttgttttttatttttgtgcacCTGTGGAAGATGTTTGCTTTTGTCACGATTTTGTTATGCCTATCTTACGTCAAATCGAAACTTAGACAATCTTTtacttctttaattaattaattaaaaaatacaattaataaaaaaaaacaaacatgtttcGCACTGTTGCTAGCTGTGCACCACTTGTATCAGTTTTGTTGCTTTCTCACAAAAAACGATGGTGACCAAAGCGCGTTCTAGAAtcgataaaatgtatgttttggtttattttgtcaTGAGCCTGCGACGAGAAACACAATAGACATTAGGATTTTGAATTTGACTTAGGCTATAATCAATTTTGCCTTAATTCAAGGTTGTTATTACTGTTTTTTGGAAACAATGCTAAAAACATTAGTCTTCGATCTTCTTTGGCCATGTAACAAGATACAGATTCAGACCAATGTATTCAAATCCCTACAAACTTAGaattaagcaatattttttgctgTCACCGACGAAGTGAAACCAGAAATAGCGCTACGCTAAAGTTCCATCTCACTTGTATAACGTCTTCAGTCATTCATACTGCCAGCTTGCAGTTTTGCAAGCGTGACCACGCACTACACGGTGTAAAGTGACATCTCTCTTCCACTACTGCAAATACTGATTCAATAAGTTATGGTAGGGGGGGTACTAAGCACATAACAAATGCGTAATGTAAGGCTAATTGTCTCAAATATTCAACATCATACGATTTACTTTGACAGATCAAGCGTGTGTGgacaaatattcaagaaaagGCTACCAGCCGTGGCAGGAGTGGTCAGATCACTACACGTGTCACAGATATCGTTGTGAAATAAGagatggaaaatattttatagcagCAGTCGGGTAAGTGTGTGTGAAAGATAGTAATTgtaattatcaaatcaaataactaCATTTCATAGAGTGATTATTGAAGTCAATTAGCTACATAACTTAGGAATTAAGCAAAAAATAGTCAATAATGTTGCCCGCCTAATCAATTTGTAAGATTAAACGATAGCCACGAAGCTGCCTCCTTAGAGTGGGAAAACGACAGGCATGCCGAGAACTAGTTCCCAACAACTCGAACATCATCTACATCGAAAAAACCTAATTGAAATGACAAGTAGAACgggacaaaataattaaactgggCAATCTATAACTGGAGGCCTTTGCTCTGCTGTGGAACATgggcagtaaaaaaaaatgacattagAACATTTTGTTCATCTTTTTTACCTAGCTGCACTACACTATCATGTTGTGGAAGTAAGAATCTTTGCAACATTGCGTGTTTTTGGAACATAAATCTAAAAAGGCACTCTCACATTCCTTCCCTAACAATTTGACTGTGTGGGGAAAGATAGAGTACCAGAGATCAAGATCTGTATGATTAGAAGTGATTGCATTAGAGCAAGAAAAACAACGATTTGTAACGATTTATGctcttttttctattataattgcaacaatcaatcaattcaaaacTAACACTTTTTGAGATTAACGCAACCATTGATCCATGCAGGTGTAGAAAACCAAAAATACCCGAAAACGCCCTAGAATGTCATGAGTACATTGAAGATGAAAATGTGGGTATGTATAACGAATGtattcaactttttatttcataaggGAACGCATTACAAGCAGAAATAAAAGATGAGACGAACAAAAGAAAAGCCTTTACCTTGCaaagatacttttattttcgtttttatatctaataatagAGAGAACTCAAATCCTCTGCCTGACAGTAGACAATGTTGTGAACGACTGTCTGGACGTTCTTAAATcagctattttataatttattaaattgattacaCATAAATGAGATGGGAAAGAGACTATACTGACTAATAGAGAAGCCTCTCATTACCTTCTCATACATTTTCCCCTCTCATCAACTTTTTCTGTTGGTGTTTTTACCTTACAATTTTGACTTAAGTAcctaacaaatataatttcataatgtCCAGAGTTCCCCACGTGCTGCGCCAGATTAAGATGCGTTGTTGAAGTTAACGGCGAGAGGATAGTTCAAACAAGAGGTCAGCCTGGTGAACTATTCCCTGACAAGTAAGATAGTCAATGTCTGCAAAActgctttattatattttcatttttataaattgaaaggaattaaaacttaaacatcTATTTATGGGTTACTAAAAAGTTGATctatatgatatttttatgatctTTTAGCCTCGTGTCAAGAGCTTTCATTGGTTTTCAGTCTTCGGTCAATACTTTACTTTAGTTGCCTTGACATAAATTGAACAGCTTTTTAGAAACTAAGGATGACTATCGCTTACAAATTCTTCTTCTTCGTgtgaatatttattcattactaTAATGATTTCAATTGAATATTGCCTTGCAGGCCATGGAAGGGCCAGCAAAATGAGCCAAACCCCGCGGTAGTGGGTATGAGTGGCATCCAGCAGAATACAGTGGGAGGTGAACCGCAAGGACAGCCAGCGCCCGGCATATTCAACAGCAGAGGAGCAGGCAAGGAGAAGTTGTTATTAGCTCTTGATTAGGCCGCACTGACGGTTCCAAATCAAATCACGAAAACCTTCACATAAATTATACTTGTTTATCGCAATTTACCTCTAGTTCGGGTTTCTTAAGACATTAGACCGCTTTGTAGTTTCTTGACCAAAGCAATTATAAATACTGCAAGTGTCATTATAGCAAGTAATTAGTCTAGCatgcttaatttaatttagcgCTAATCTGTAAAATGTAGCTTTTTCAAGTATATTCCTCTCATTTGTAATAACTCTGTCTCACTCAATGCAATATAATTAGTTGAATAATCTATTAGTATCAATTCAGTAGTTTAATCTttgcaaaatgtaattattcataaataccTTAGTTTTTGGTCTATCTTCgtattgtatcaaaataaagcattttCCATCTGTCtcctaagttttatttctactaTTAGTAAGTTGTATTATTGCGAGtagttaaacattaatattttattaatttagctaCCGATATTCCCGACAGCGGATGGCAACGATATTAATGGACGGCGCTACGTAGATCCATACCCCAGTCAACAAATGCAAGAATCACCAAGAAAGAAGAGATCCACAGTCTACCCTCTCTTCGATAGGACACTCGGACGAGAATCCGGCTCTTACCAACCTCACCAAGTCAAAATACACGGATACTCGCCTGAACGATACACCTCTTACTTTTCCAATAACAATCTCAAAAGCCTTTCTAACCCTAAATTACATCTCAATATCATGTCCTAAATACTCATATGTATTACTTTGTTACCTATGTACCTACTATTCGCACTATTTAACtatcgttttaatttataatcttgTGTAATGCTTTTGTTAGTAGTGTAGAGAACTGATACAAAACACTAATTTAAGCCGTTGttctgttttttgttattatacagTAGCAATTTGTTAATCTCTGTATTTGttgatacattattattaaatgtttagtaaatattttgatttcattaatttctaATGACATGTGCAGAACCCGTTacgcattaaatattttagttatcaaaaactaaatatattaaaaaaaaatctgctgtCAATGGCGAGTGTTTCGAGTAAAAATGAGTTCCAAACATAAGCATAACATGCAAGCTATCTCTTTCATCCTTGATCTAAATTATAGCTATCTCTTTCTATACCAAAGGaacagtttgtttataaaatagtCTGGAACGTgactttaaatgttttcataGATTGTCAgtgagaattttatttgttagtttatatGAAACCTGACTGTTTTTATCAACAAATTGGTTcagaaaaaccttaaaaattacACGATTTCTCAAATAAACTACCAAACTACATATTGATACTACTTCAACATGAAATTATGTGGTAAACGTAACAGGAAAAATTTcgattaaaatcatatttttatcggAAGTTATTAGACAAAAAATTATTTACGATGGTGGAACCAGCGAAGCCCTTCGCGTGCACCATGCCGGACTGCGGCATGACGTTTACGAACGAGGATCATTTACATGTACACACGAAAAAGCACGACATGGTTCTATCTTTAGGAATGGAACAAAAGGCCGCTTTCGTCGGTAAGTAACTAATTGAACTCATTTTATAGACCACTTTGCACTGAAGTAAAAATTATCAGCCGAGtattttagaaattataaaaaatatgggCTATTGTAGGCACTGTGTAGATTTTGCTTTTAGACAAGGGATTAGAAAGAAAACCACATTTAATTTAATCGTATCTCATTTATGGTACATTATTTTGGTAATTACTGCAATTTCTGAAACCTATATGTACGTCATTAATTTACTTGAGATAGGAATATAACATAATTTGATGGTGCGTTAAATTTGATCCCTGAAAAGTTTTCCATTCATAGAATTCGAAATTGTCAGGACCAACAAGCAGTCTTTGTAGTATCTATCTAGAATTTGGAGTAGTTAACTCAACTGCATGCtttaatactcaatattttaatgctttCCACTTGTACCTATTCTTAGGTGGTAAAacttattaatgaaacaaaaacttatgGTAAAACATAacatggaccctgttgggcacagAATTCTAAGTTGCCGGGACCTAATAGCAATCTTAGTAGTGTCTGTCTAGAATTTGGAATATTTAACTTAACTGCAGCCATCAAACTAAGTTATTGTTATTCGGTGTAACTAGctattatcttaataaattttaatttagtagttGAAAAACATATCAAACAGATCATTActgaaaatagaaaatgaaataagagCTTCTCTTATATcatctatctatactctatactaatatataaagctgaagagtttgtttgtttgtttgtttgaacgcgctaatctcaggaactactggtccaaattgaaaaattctttttgtgttgaatagaccattcatcgaggaaggctttaggctatataccatcacgctgcgactaataggagcgaagatacaaaggaaaatgtgagaaaaataaggcaggtataaatcataacttatatcttctaaccacgcggacgaaatcgcgggcctatagcctatagcctaaagccttcttcgatgaatggtctattcaacacaaaaagaatttttcaatttggatcagttgttcctgagattagcgcattcaaacaaataaacaaactcttcagctttatatattagtatagatataaatttatgcattcatctttttatttatatttatttgttaggtataccaacagcataatatacatttttaacaaattagaagTTGAATAACATAGTTTcatagttttttatatatttatgtttaccAATAGTTAACCAATATGgctcattttagtcttgaaatattcgtagcagtccagggaaggtttgaatggttttaaaatatggaaaatttgcaaaaaatatattgtagatCAACTGTTAGGTAGTACGatgttcgccgggacagcttgtagcttatatatttttattttatttaataaataaatactcacaacattacatacattgttctgaacccaaagtaagttgctaaagcacttgtgctatggaattcagatacaacgaaggtaccacaaacacccagacccgagacaatgtagtaatgtgaatttttacattgacccgaccggggatcgagcccgggacctcagagctagcgacaccttgaaaccggtgcgtacgccactcgaccacggaggtcgtcgaatataataataactgaaTCATCACAAACATATTGTAAATACTCAAACTAGAGTGATATCTCCTTGTTTCCAAGTACTGATTAGATAAGAGTAACTGTGTGATAACAGTATTTAGTtaaatgtagagtcaataaTATGGATTGAACTGGATAAACCTAGTTCATCAAGGTTTATTATATTAACCGGAATTGTTATGTAtgtgttctgagtctgggtgtcttgtgtatgtgacttgaccCTGTGACCTGTGACCCTTCGCGATAcgaggatttaattccttattgcgggagacgtttctttttttaataaatccgCTCAATCCTCCGAAAAACGAATAGGGCGCTT contains:
- the LOC113499959 gene encoding uncharacterized protein LOC113499959 isoform X2, with amino-acid sequence MQLGALVFLLYLLFPAFFAEDVSYQACVDKYSRKGYQPWQEWSDHYTCHRYRCEIRDGKYFIAAVGCRKPKIPENALECHEYIEDENVEFPTCCARLRCVVEVNGERIVQTRGQPGELFPDKPWKGQQNEPNPAVVGMSGIQQNTVGGEPQGQPAPGIFNSRGAADGNDINGRRYVDPYPSQQMQESPRKKRSTVYPLFDRTLGRESGSYQPHQVKIHGYSPERYTSYFSNNNLKSLSNPKLHLNIMS
- the LOC113499959 gene encoding uncharacterized protein LOC113499959 isoform X1 — translated: MGEVNTVKMQLGALVFLLYLLFPAFFAEDVSYQACVDKYSRKGYQPWQEWSDHYTCHRYRCEIRDGKYFIAAVGCRKPKIPENALECHEYIEDENVEFPTCCARLRCVVEVNGERIVQTRGQPGELFPDKPWKGQQNEPNPAVVGMSGIQQNTVGGEPQGQPAPGIFNSRGAADGNDINGRRYVDPYPSQQMQESPRKKRSTVYPLFDRTLGRESGSYQPHQVKIHGYSPERYTSYFSNNNLKSLSNPKLHLNIMS